The segment CGCGACGTTCTGCTCCTGCACTGCGCTCAGGACGTCGCTGGCCGTCAGGCCGCGCGCCGCCAGCTTTGCCGGATCGAGCCAGATGCGCATGGCGTAGATCTGCGCCCCGAATACGATCGCGTCGCTGACGCCGGGCACCCGCTTCAGCGCGTCGGTAACGTTCACGTCCAGGTAGTTGCTGATGAACAGGTTGCTGTACTGGTTATTGGGCGAGTAGAACCCCGCCACGAACACAAACCCGCCCGCCCCCGGCGCCTTCCGTATGTCCAATCCCTGCTGCGTGACGGAGGCCGGCAGCAATCCGAGTACACTCTGCACCCGGTTCACCACGTCCACCTGCGCCAGGTCCAGATCGGTGCCCACGTTGAAGGTGACGGTAATCGACGCCACCCCCTGATTGGTGCTGCTCGAGGTCAGGTACCTCAACCCCTGGACACCGTTGATGGCCCGCTCCAGCGGCACCGTCACCGCCGATTCCACCTCTTCCGCGTTCGCTCCGATATAGGCCGCCGTCACCTGCACCGCCGGTGGCGCAATCGTTGGATACTGCGAGACCGGCAGCGAAGGAATCGAAATCGCTCCCGCCAGTACGATCAGCAGCGCCAGCACGCTGGCGAAGATCGGGCGGCGGATAAAAAAATCAACCATGCGATCCTGCTATTTCCCTGGTTTGCCCTTAAATCCGCCCGGCGGCATAGGCAGGACCGGCATCCCTTCGCGCAAAATCTGGTGCTGCGACACGATCACCATCTGGCCCGCAAGCAGCCCCGACAGCACCTCGACGTTGTTGCCCGTAATGGCTCCCAGCGAAACCTGCAACTGATGCACGACGAAGCCCTTGCGTCCGTTTTGGGTCACCGGTTGCGCCAAATCGAGGAATGCCCCGCCCGCTTCCTGCACCACCGCCAGCACCGGCACTTGAAATCCCTGATGTGTGCCCCAGGTAATGCGCGCCTGCACGTACTGTTGCGTGCGCAGATTGGCTGCATTTTCCGGGGGAATGGCTGCTTTCGCCAGGATCGTCTGGGTGGCGGGATCGACTTGCGGCGAAACAAAAAAGATCCGGGTATGCGCCAGCACCTGTCCCTGTGCGTTCAAGACCCCGACGGCCAATCCCGAGCGCAATTTGCCCGATTGCTCCAGTGGCACCTGGACATAGACCTGTGTGCCTTGCGTGGAGTCGAGCGTCGTCAGCGTGGTGCCCGTCTGCACCGTGTCGCCCACGCGCACCGGAATGTCGCCCACGATGCCTTCCCGGGGCGCGGTGATCTTGTAATACCCCAGCGTCACCTTTGCTTGCTGGATCTGCGCCTCCAGCGCGCTGAGCTGCGCTGTCGCCGTGTTATGGGCGGACTGCGCCTGCTGCAGGTCCATCAGTGTTCCGATTTTTTCGTCGTACAGCGCCTTCGCCCGTGCCAACTGCTGTTGATCGAACTGCAGGGTCGAGGCTTGCGCGGTGCGTGCGTGTTCCAGATTGGCGACCTGGGCCGCCTGCGCCTCGGGATTGATCTGCATCAGCAGTTGTCCTTGGCGCACGCGTTCGCCCGAACTGACGTTGATGGATTGCAGCACGCCCGTTACTTGCGGGGAGATGGTCGTCGAGCTCAGCGACTGAATTGAGGCCACATACGTCGAGGTATCTGGAATCGCTTCTCTCTGCGCGACCTGCACTTGCACCGGCATGGCCTGCATGGCCGCACTGGCCTGGGCCCCTGCCGGCGTATTTTTCTTTTCACCGCCACAGTTCGCTAGCGCCACTAGCAAAACAATTATTGCGGTCCAGCCCAGAAGCCTTCTTTTATGCATCCGCTCCCACCACACAAGAACCTTCAGGTTAGCATGTCACGCTAAACCCTATATAACGACTCGGGACCTCTATGTGTGACACCCTGGTGCGAACTGCACGCTATCGAGGGTTCGGCTGACAAGCTGATCCGCTGATCTGCTGAGCAGGCTGCCCGCGTTGACACTCAACCCACAATTTGTGGTACGATACAAAGGTTTTCACGAGGAGCTTGGCCGCACGGGCTAACCCCTGCGCGGCGATTGGTTTTCCCCTCGCTCAGCCGAGTCGACTACCCTGCACCCGCAGGGCTATGGCGCGGCCGCCAAGGCGAAACGGGGCTGACTCGTGCTCTCCGGAGCACGGCGTTCGGCATGCCGTCGTCTGGATCTTGTGGGATCGAGAATTTGCTCGGAAGGGAAAGCTGTCGCGGTTTGACGCGACGGCGGACGCGTCTATGCCTACTTTTCATCAGCTCGTGCGCCAGGGCCGCCAGAAGGCGCGCTATAAGACCGCCTCGCCGGCACTGCAGAGCTGCCCGCAAAAGCGCGGCGTCTGCACGCGCGTCTACACCCAGACGCCCAAGAAGCCCAACTCCGCGTTGCGCAAGGTGGCCCGCGTCCGCCTCACCAACGGCGTCGAAGTGACCACCTACATCCCCGGCATCGGCCACAACCTGCAGGAGCACTCGATCGTGCTCATCCGCGGCGGCCGCGTCAAGGATCTGCCCGGCGTTCGCTATCACGTCGTGCGCGGCACCATGGATGCCGTCGGCGTCGCCAACCGCAAACAGTCCCGCTCGAAATACGGCGCCAAGCGCCCCAAGGCCTAGCCCGACGAGGTTTTCATGCCACGCAAAGGTCACATCGAAAAACGTGAAGTCGCTCCCGACGCCATCCACGATTCGCGCCTGGTGGAGAAGTTCATCAACTCCATGATGTGGGACGGCAAAAAATCCACCGCCCAGGCCATCTTCTACGGCGCCCTGGAGCGCGTTGGCGAAAAGGCGCCCAAGCCGGAAGCGAAGCCGGAAGCTGCGGCGGAGTCTGCCGCCGAGGGCGAGGCCGCCGAGGAAGGCAGCGACGCCCTGAAAGTCTTCAAACGCGCGGTCGAAAACGTCAAGCCTGTGGTGGAAGTCAAAACCCGCCGCGTCGGCGGCGCCAACTATCAGGTTCCGATCGAGGTCAACCCGACCCGCCGGGTTTCGCTTGCGGTCCGCTGGATCATCTCCAATGCGCGCGGCCGGGGCGAAAAGGGCATGGTCGACAAGCTCGCCAATGAAATTCTCGACGCCGCCAACAATCGCGGCGGCGCCGTCAAAAAACGTGAAGACGTGCACCGCATGGCCGAAGCCAACCGTGCCTTCGCCCATTACCGCTGGTAAACAGGAAGTACTGATTTTTCATGGCTCGTCAAGTTCCACTTCCGCGCAACCGCAACATCGGCATCATGGCCCACATCGATGCCGGCAAGACCACTACGACGGAGCGCATCCTTTATTACACCGGCATCACCCACCGCATTGGCGAGGTGCATGAGGGCACCGCCACGATGGACTGGATGGCGCAGGAGCAGGAGCGCGGCATTACTATCACCAGCGCCGCCACCACCTGCTACTGGCACGACATCCGCATCAACATCATTGATACGCCCGGCCACGTCGATTTCACCGCCGAAGTCGAGCGCTCGCTGCGCGTGCTCGACGGCGCGGTGGCGCTGTTTGACGGCGTGCATGGCGTCGAGCCACAGTCGGAAACCGTCTGGCGGCAGGCGGACAAGTATGGCGTGCCCCGTATCTGCTTCGTGAATAAGATGGATCGGGCCGGCGCCGACTTTGCCCATGCCCTCGGCACCATCCATACCCGCCTGCATGCGCCGGCCGTCGCCATCCAGGTCCCGATTGGCCACGAGGACGGCTTCCGCGGCGTCGTCGATCTGCTCACGATGAAGGCCATCACCTGGCGCGATGAGACCTTGGGCGCCAAGTTCGATGAGGGCGAAATTCCCGCCGAGCTGGCCGATCTCGCCCGCACCTACCACGAACAGATGGTCGAGCGCATCGTCGAGTGCGACGACACGCTGTTGGAAAAGTACATGAACGGCGAACCGATTGCGCCGGAAGAGCTGAAGGCCAGCCTGCGCCGCTCAGTCATCGCCATGAAGCTGTTCCCGGTGCTGTGCGGCTCTTCATTCAAGAACAAGGGCGTGCAGCCGCTGCTCGATGCGGTGGTCGATTACCTGCCCTCGCCGCTGGACGTGCCTGCCGTCACCGGCACCGACGAAAAGGGCCAGGAGGTCACCCGCGCCGCCGATGACAACGCGCCGTTTTCTGCGCTCGTCTTCAAGATCATGACCGACCCGTTCGTGGGCCAGTTGGCATTCATTCGCGTCTACAGCGGCCATCTCGATACCGGCCTGTCGGTCTGGAATTCGACCAAGCAGAAGCGTGAGCGCATCGGCCGCCTGCTCAAGATGCACGCCAATAAGCGTGAGGAGATCAGCGACGTCTGGGCCGGCGATATCGCCGCCTGCGTCGGCCTCAAGACGGTCTCCACCGGCGACACTATCTGCGACGAAGATCATTCCGTTCTGCTCGAATCGATCG is part of the Acidobacteriota bacterium genome and harbors:
- a CDS encoding efflux RND transporter periplasmic adaptor subunit, which codes for MHKRRLLGWTAIIVLLVALANCGGEKKNTPAGAQASAAMQAMPVQVQVAQREAIPDTSTYVASIQSLSSTTISPQVTGVLQSINVSSGERVRQGQLLMQINPEAQAAQVANLEHARTAQASTLQFDQQQLARAKALYDEKIGTLMDLQQAQSAHNTATAQLSALEAQIQQAKVTLGYYKITAPREGIVGDIPVRVGDTVQTGTTLTTLDSTQGTQVYVQVPLEQSGKLRSGLAVGVLNAQGQVLAHTRIFFVSPQVDPATQTILAKAAIPPENAANLRTQQYVQARITWGTHQGFQVPVLAVVQEAGGAFLDLAQPVTQNGRKGFVVHQLQVSLGAITGNNVEVLSGLLAGQMVIVSQHQILREGMPVLPMPPGGFKGKPGK
- a CDS encoding 30S ribosomal protein S12; the encoded protein is MPTFHQLVRQGRQKARYKTASPALQSCPQKRGVCTRVYTQTPKKPNSALRKVARVRLTNGVEVTTYIPGIGHNLQEHSIVLIRGGRVKDLPGVRYHVVRGTMDAVGVANRKQSRSKYGAKRPKA
- a CDS encoding 30S ribosomal protein S7, whose translation is MPRKGHIEKREVAPDAIHDSRLVEKFINSMMWDGKKSTAQAIFYGALERVGEKAPKPEAKPEAAAESAAEGEAAEEGSDALKVFKRAVENVKPVVEVKTRRVGGANYQVPIEVNPTRRVSLAVRWIISNARGRGEKGMVDKLANEILDAANNRGGAVKKREDVHRMAEANRAFAHYRW
- the fusA gene encoding elongation factor G; the encoded protein is MARQVPLPRNRNIGIMAHIDAGKTTTTERILYYTGITHRIGEVHEGTATMDWMAQEQERGITITSAATTCYWHDIRINIIDTPGHVDFTAEVERSLRVLDGAVALFDGVHGVEPQSETVWRQADKYGVPRICFVNKMDRAGADFAHALGTIHTRLHAPAVAIQVPIGHEDGFRGVVDLLTMKAITWRDETLGAKFDEGEIPAELADLARTYHEQMVERIVECDDTLLEKYMNGEPIAPEELKASLRRSVIAMKLFPVLCGSSFKNKGVQPLLDAVVDYLPSPLDVPAVTGTDEKGQEVTRAADDNAPFSALVFKIMTDPFVGQLAFIRVYSGHLDTGLSVWNSTKQKRERIGRLLKMHANKREEISDVWAGDIAACVGLKTVSTGDTICDEDHSVLLESIEFPMPVIDVAVEPKTKSDQEKMGQALGKLAQEDPTFRVHSDAETGQTIISGMGELHLEILVDRMMREFGVEANVGKPQVAYRETIRQKAEAEGKYIRQTGGRGQYGHVKITIEPGETGAGFIFENDIVGGAIPKEFIKPVEKGIEEAMEGGVLAGYPMKDIKVSLYDGSFHEVDSSEVAFKIAGSMAFKEAAKRAKPVLLEPVMKVEVVVPDEQNYIGAITGDLYRRRGRIEGTEPRAGSQIIRALVPLSDMFGYATEMRSATQGRASYTMHFAHYEEVPKALSEEIMARVQGREVKR